Proteins found in one Cervus canadensis isolate Bull #8, Minnesota chromosome 24, ASM1932006v1, whole genome shotgun sequence genomic segment:
- the ORC2 gene encoding origin recognition complex subunit 2 isoform X2, which yields MAKLASELAKTPGKSVSLNTKNDSEITIDIPQCSKGHSASDQSQLKNNDKSEFLSTAPRGLRKRLIVPQSHSDSESEYSASNSEDDEGVTQEHEEDTNEDVLNQKIQAQNRVVSAPVCRETPSKKMKREKTSHLVEEYFEAHSSSKVLTSDRTLQKLKRAKLDQRTLHNLLSKVSPSFSAELKQLNQQHEQLFHKWMLQLHLGFNIVLYGLGSKRDLLERFRTTMLQDCIHIVINGFFPGISVKSILNSITEEVLDHMGTFRSVLDQLEWITNKFKEDSSFELFLLIHNLDSQMLRGDKSQQIIGQLSSLRNIYLIASIDHLNAPLMWDHAKQSLYNWLWYETTTYSHYTEETSYENSLLVKQSGSLPLSSLIHVLRSLTPNARGIFRLLIKYQLDNQDNPSYTGLCFQDFYQQCREAFLVNSDLTLRAQLIEFRDHKLIRTKKGTDGVEYLLIPVDNGILTDFLEKEEEEL from the exons CTTCCGAACTAGCGAAAACACCAGGAAAAAGTGTTTCGCTCAATACGAAGAATGATTCTGAAATTACAATAGACATTCCTCAGTGTAGCAAGG GGCATTCTGCTTCAGACCAATCTCAGTTGAAG aACAATGATAAAAGTGAATTTCTGTCAACAGCACCTCGTGGGCTAAGGAAGAGATTAATAG TTCCACAGTCTCATTCTGACAGTGAAAGTGAATATTCAGCTTCCAACTCAGAGGATGATGAAGGAGTCACACAGGAACATGAAGAGGACACTAATGAAGACGTATTGAACCAAAAGATTCAAGCTCAGAATAGAGTAGTCTCAGCTCCTGTTTGCAGAGAAACCCCTTCTAAGaagatgaagagagagaaaaca AGTCACTTAGTAGAAGAATATTTTGAAGCCCACAGCAGTTCTAAAGTTTTAACCTCTGATAGGACACTGCAGAAACTAAAGAGGGCTAAACTGGATCAG cgaACTTTGCATAACTTATTGAGCAAggtttctccttccttttctgctGAACTTAAACAACTAAATCAACAGCATGAACAGTTatttcataaatggatgttgcaGTTACA CCTGGGGTTCAACATTGTGCTTTATGGTTTGGGTTCTAAGAGAGATTTACTAGAAAGATTTCGAACCACCATGCTACAGGATTGCATACATATTGTCATCAATGGCTTCTTTCCTGGAATCAGTGTGAAAtca ATCCTGAATTCTATAACAGAAGAAGTCCTTGATCATATGGGTACTTTCCGCAGTGTGCTGGATCAGCTAGAGTGgataacaaataaatttaaagaag atTCTTCTTTTGAACTCTTTCTTCTTATTCACAACTTGGATAGCCAAATGTTGAGAGGAGACAAAAGCCAGCAAATTATTGGACAGTTATCATCTTTACGTAATATATACCTTATAGCATCTATTGATCACCTCAATGCTCCTCTCA TGTGGGATCATGCAAAGCAGAGTCTTTATAACTGGCTCTGGTATGAAACTACTACATATAGTCATTACACTGAAGAAACCTCCTATGAGAATTCTCTTCTGGTTAAACAGTCTGGATCATTGCCACTCAGCTCCCTAATTCATGTCTTACGAAGCCTTACCCCTAATGCAAG ggGAATTTTCCGGTTACTAATAAAGTATCAGCTGGATAACCAGGATAACCCTTCTTACACTG GACTTTGTTTTCAAGACTTTTACCAGCAGTGTCGGGAGGCATTCCTTGTCAATAGTGATCTGACACTTCGAGCCCAGTTAATTGAATTTAGGGACCACAAGCTTATAAGAACAAAGAAG GGAACTGATGGAGTGGAATATTTATTAATTCCTGTTGACAATGGAATACTGACtgatttcctggaaaaggaagaagaggagttATAA